A genomic stretch from Sulfobacillus thermosulfidooxidans includes:
- a CDS encoding DsrE/DsrF/DrsH-like family protein produces MSKILYIQTSGPDTPERTASPFFLATAACLLDHEVTMLFTMRGTQLMKKGVAENLYVKEGGETLQYFIDQALDAGVKFLVCTPSLDLNDMTKDDLIDSVSGIVGGTFVNEEALASDLVLSF; encoded by the coding sequence ATGAGTAAAATCTTGTACATTCAAACATCAGGACCCGATACTCCCGAACGTACGGCGTCCCCATTTTTTTTGGCGACTGCGGCATGCTTATTGGATCATGAAGTGACGATGCTGTTTACCATGCGGGGGACGCAACTGATGAAGAAAGGGGTCGCGGAAAATCTTTATGTGAAAGAAGGCGGTGAGACCCTGCAATATTTTATCGACCAGGCGTTAGATGCTGGCGTAAAATTTTTAGTGTGCACACCGTCTTTAGATCTGAATGATATGACTAAAGACGATCTCATTGACAGTGTCTCCGGAATTGTGGGAGGGACCTTTGTCAATGAAGAAGCGTTAGCGTCGGATTTGGTTTTGTCGTTCTAA
- a CDS encoding acyl--CoA ligase, with protein sequence MTPDNPWNFGRDVIDRYAQEKPDALALSMMHNDTNMLLTFQDISRLSGQTADWLKAQGIGKGDRVLIVLGKDPAFWPIMVALNKLGAVAMPGTTQLTAKDLLYRLQVSHATSAIVLPEIADKLQDEALHLTHPIVVGGVRPNWISFDPYHLDNPVFDGFPTDSTDPTLIYFTSGTTGYPKMVLHNQRYPEAHTITAQYWLGLNQNDLHWNISDTGWAKAAWSSLFGPWMVGAAIFVDNMTGKFDPQQFLHILSTHPITSVCAPPTVYRLVVKEDLSLWSFPHLRSAVSAGEPLNPEVIQIFKQATGLDIRDGYGQTETVLLIGNTPGQPIKPGSMGRPAPEFEMTVIDHQGVPLPPGQEGDIAIKVHPKRPRGLFQGYVNDEEGTQKRFVGDYYITGDRAIVDEDGYFWFVGRADDVIISSGYRIGPFEVESLLVERPEVLEAAVVSSPDPIRGEIVKAFVVLKPGIEPSAALAETLQNHVKTQTAPYKYPRAIEFVTDLPKTVSGKIRRIELRQKEWQNATKPHGPA encoded by the coding sequence ATGACACCGGACAATCCATGGAATTTTGGCCGTGATGTGATCGACCGCTACGCTCAAGAAAAGCCGGACGCGCTCGCGTTATCGATGATGCATAATGACACGAATATGCTGTTAACTTTCCAAGATATCTCACGTCTTTCAGGGCAGACTGCCGATTGGCTAAAAGCTCAGGGCATCGGCAAAGGGGACCGCGTCCTTATTGTTCTAGGAAAAGACCCGGCATTTTGGCCCATCATGGTCGCGTTAAATAAATTAGGCGCCGTCGCTATGCCCGGAACAACGCAGTTAACCGCTAAAGATCTCTTGTACCGCTTACAAGTTTCTCACGCCACCTCAGCTATCGTTCTGCCCGAGATTGCTGATAAATTACAGGACGAGGCTCTTCATTTAACGCATCCCATTGTGGTAGGAGGAGTCCGACCCAATTGGATCTCATTTGATCCCTATCATTTGGACAACCCGGTGTTCGATGGATTTCCTACGGACTCCACTGATCCCACATTAATTTACTTTACTTCCGGCACTACCGGATATCCCAAAATGGTTCTACATAATCAACGATATCCAGAGGCCCATACCATCACCGCTCAATATTGGCTCGGACTCAACCAAAACGATCTGCATTGGAATATTTCAGATACAGGTTGGGCCAAAGCCGCATGGAGTTCATTATTTGGACCTTGGATGGTTGGTGCCGCCATTTTCGTCGATAATATGACCGGTAAATTTGATCCCCAACAGTTTTTGCACATTTTATCCACACATCCCATTACGTCGGTCTGTGCACCACCAACCGTTTACCGGTTAGTCGTCAAAGAAGATCTTTCCCTTTGGTCATTTCCACATCTTCGAAGCGCGGTATCAGCTGGGGAACCCCTCAATCCCGAAGTCATTCAAATCTTTAAGCAGGCTACAGGCCTTGATATACGCGATGGCTATGGTCAAACTGAGACGGTTTTATTAATCGGTAACACTCCAGGACAACCGATTAAACCGGGATCTATGGGACGACCGGCGCCGGAATTTGAAATGACCGTGATTGATCATCAAGGTGTTCCTTTACCACCAGGTCAAGAAGGAGATATTGCGATTAAGGTGCATCCGAAACGACCGCGTGGGCTATTTCAGGGCTATGTCAATGATGAGGAAGGAACCCAAAAACGGTTTGTCGGGGATTATTACATAACCGGAGACCGGGCCATTGTGGATGAGGATGGATATTTTTGGTTTGTAGGCCGCGCAGACGATGTGATTATCAGTTCTGGATACCGCATTGGTCCTTTTGAAGTGGAATCCCTCCTTGTCGAACGCCCCGAAGTATTAGAAGCAGCCGTCGTCTCTTCCCCCGATCCCATCCGTGGAGAAATTGTCAAAGCTTTTGTCGTATTGAAACCAGGAATTGAGCCCAGTGCGGCATTAGCTGAAACCCTGCAAAATCATGTCAAAACGCAAACGGCGCCCTATAAATATCCCCGGGCAATCGAATTCGTGACGGATTTGCCGAAGACTGTCTCTGGAAAAATTCGGCGCATTGAATTACGGCAAAAAGAGTGGCAAAATGCCACCAAACCTCACGGCCCCGCATAA
- a CDS encoding MFS transporter: MRVPEIFRIPHFTRFWLGQTVSAFGNNLMPIAFVFAILSLGDSAVSLAKILVVLWGVRVVVQSFGVAISDKLPRVPLMIIADGVQALALTALALLYIFHDARILWLYGEAAVEGALQGLYDPVATSLRRQLIPSASLQQVVSAQSLASKGTRIIAPLVSAFLVRDVGFWSVFLLDAGTFGFSALTLRGIRYKTPPPELAIRTSWYADFVQGWKCLIKFRWILWLALATSFNNMIMGAFAVVGPTITHRSYAGILAWAILRSATMVGGVAGVLIAYRATWPRPFVVIQLISAIFIALPMILLALHGNLIWVAVTVGLMGAALAIKSVFSDTAISQQIPARVIGRIDAWDTTLGDLLLPVAFVLAGLGIHILGVRPVLWAMAVTSIFTNISVLGFRTVRQISLTYGPTEGMVEE; the protein is encoded by the coding sequence ATGAGAGTTCCGGAAATTTTTCGCATTCCTCATTTTACACGCTTCTGGCTCGGTCAAACCGTATCCGCCTTCGGGAATAACTTGATGCCCATTGCATTTGTATTTGCGATCTTATCCTTGGGCGATTCTGCGGTGAGCCTTGCGAAGATTCTTGTGGTTTTGTGGGGCGTTCGCGTCGTGGTGCAATCATTTGGCGTCGCCATTTCAGACAAATTACCGCGAGTTCCTTTGATGATCATCGCAGACGGCGTGCAAGCCCTCGCCCTCACGGCCTTGGCGCTCTTGTATATTTTTCATGACGCGCGCATCCTATGGCTTTACGGCGAAGCCGCAGTGGAAGGTGCGCTGCAAGGTCTCTACGATCCAGTAGCGACCAGCCTCCGCCGACAGCTGATTCCCTCGGCGTCTCTCCAGCAGGTTGTCAGCGCACAGAGCCTGGCGAGTAAGGGTACGCGGATTATCGCCCCACTGGTCTCCGCATTTTTAGTGCGCGATGTCGGGTTCTGGAGTGTCTTTCTATTGGATGCGGGCACCTTTGGATTCAGTGCCCTAACCCTCCGGGGGATCCGTTATAAGACGCCACCGCCTGAACTTGCTATCCGGACCAGTTGGTACGCAGATTTTGTACAGGGCTGGAAGTGCTTAATCAAATTCCGATGGATTCTATGGCTTGCGCTGGCAACGTCCTTTAATAATATGATTATGGGAGCGTTTGCCGTGGTAGGCCCGACGATCACCCACAGAAGTTATGCCGGCATTTTGGCTTGGGCAATTTTACGGAGTGCTACCATGGTCGGTGGAGTGGCGGGAGTACTGATAGCCTATCGGGCAACCTGGCCCAGACCTTTTGTGGTCATCCAACTCATAAGTGCGATCTTTATCGCACTCCCTATGATCCTTTTAGCATTACACGGGAACCTTATATGGGTGGCTGTGACCGTGGGACTCATGGGAGCTGCCCTCGCGATAAAATCCGTGTTTTCCGACACAGCGATAAGCCAGCAGATTCCAGCGCGCGTTATCGGACGCATCGATGCGTGGGATACGACCCTCGGCGATCTCCTCTTACCCGTCGCCTTTGTGCTTGCGGGTCTGGGTATCCATATATTGGGCGTGCGCCCCGTTCTGTGGGCCATGGCCGTCACCAGTATATTCACGAATATCAGCGTACTCGGCTTTCGCACGGTGCGGCAAATATCTCTCACTTATGGTCCTACCGAAGGCATGGTGGAAGAATGA
- a CDS encoding purine-cytosine permease family protein, which translates to MMATEELVEPLGIEWVPSAKRHGKPSQLFSLWFSANLGMPAWLVGVLGPVLGLDLGQTLLAIILGNIIASLLVGLTAKAGTGQGLAQLPLSRSIFGRRGNYLPSFLNTLSAIGWYTINTAVGGEAMAKLLHIPLALGLFLVAAGQIALGYLGYDIIHRFERVMVYVQGLLFVLMSYEVIHHLPHLGLAHAGNYGDFLLELAAVVSYSFSWAPYASDYGRYLPETTSPQSVFWATFWGTFVGTVWVECIGAVVGALGWGNLSPIGMVQNLMGPLTGFALLAIIFGTMTADAINGYTATLSLLTLDIPIRRTHAAIFLGAVGWLVAWLANSHLLADYENFLLLLSYWVAPWVGIVLVAAYHGLINKDRALSSKGVDTAAIGGFLAGIVAVIPFMSTILFEGPVAKMLDNGDTGYYVGMLVGALVYYLLLRLRKSAALSHSLS; encoded by the coding sequence ATGATGGCTACGGAAGAACTGGTAGAACCCCTAGGTATTGAATGGGTCCCCTCGGCGAAAAGGCATGGGAAACCCTCTCAATTATTTTCGTTGTGGTTTTCAGCGAACTTAGGAATGCCGGCATGGCTGGTTGGGGTATTAGGTCCGGTATTAGGCTTAGATTTAGGTCAAACTCTCTTGGCTATTATTTTAGGAAATATTATTGCGTCTCTTTTAGTGGGACTGACGGCAAAAGCAGGCACGGGCCAAGGACTAGCTCAATTACCATTGAGCCGCAGTATTTTTGGGCGCCGGGGCAATTATTTGCCTTCCTTTTTAAATACCTTATCGGCTATCGGGTGGTACACGATTAATACCGCGGTAGGCGGAGAGGCCATGGCGAAATTATTACACATTCCCCTAGCCCTCGGATTATTTCTCGTTGCTGCGGGTCAAATAGCCCTGGGATATTTAGGCTATGATATTATTCATCGATTTGAACGCGTTATGGTGTATGTTCAAGGCCTGTTATTTGTCTTGATGAGTTACGAAGTGATTCATCATTTGCCGCATCTGGGTTTAGCGCACGCAGGCAATTACGGAGATTTTTTGTTGGAATTGGCTGCCGTTGTCTCCTATTCTTTTAGTTGGGCGCCTTATGCATCAGATTACGGCCGTTACTTGCCGGAAACCACTTCACCCCAAAGCGTTTTCTGGGCGACATTTTGGGGAACATTTGTGGGCACGGTGTGGGTCGAATGTATTGGCGCGGTGGTTGGAGCGTTAGGTTGGGGCAATTTGAGTCCCATTGGGATGGTGCAAAACTTGATGGGACCATTAACCGGTTTTGCCCTGCTCGCGATTATATTTGGCACAATGACAGCGGACGCTATTAACGGCTATACGGCAACTTTGTCCTTATTAACGCTGGATATTCCCATCCGCCGCACTCATGCTGCGATTTTCTTAGGCGCGGTCGGCTGGCTTGTGGCCTGGTTGGCCAATTCCCATTTGCTGGCTGATTATGAAAACTTCTTATTGCTCCTCAGTTATTGGGTCGCACCCTGGGTGGGAATTGTGTTGGTTGCGGCCTATCACGGATTGATTAACAAAGATCGTGCGCTGTCGTCCAAAGGTGTAGACACCGCAGCGATCGGCGGATTTCTTGCTGGAATTGTGGCCGTCATTCCCTTTATGTCGACGATCCTTTTCGAAGGTCCTGTCGCCAAAATGTTAGACAACGGTGATACAGGATACTACGTAGGTATGCTGGTGGGGGCGTTGGTGTATTATCTCTTATTGCGTCTTCGCAAGTCCGCCGCGCTATCCCATTCGTTATCATAA
- a CDS encoding peroxiredoxin: METMDTTSYPTLPRLNEPAPDFEADTTFGRVRLSDYRGKWVVMYSHPADFTPVCTTEFMGFAARKPEFDALNVQLLGLSIDSIFSHIAWVNAISEKFGQVTPFPIIADLDMHVSRLYGMIHPKAATTQAVRALFIIDPEGILRLMIYYPMTTGRNIDEIIRVVKALQTADQYHVNTGANWQPNDPVIVSPPRTMDELAARKKDSTLNIKDWYFSTKTLQ, translated from the coding sequence ATGGAAACGATGGACACGACCAGTTATCCCACATTGCCCCGTTTAAATGAACCGGCTCCGGATTTTGAAGCCGATACTACCTTTGGACGTGTGCGCCTATCCGATTACCGGGGAAAATGGGTCGTGATGTATTCGCATCCGGCAGATTTTACTCCGGTCTGTACGACCGAATTTATGGGATTTGCGGCACGTAAACCTGAATTTGACGCGCTGAATGTGCAACTATTAGGTCTAAGCATTGACTCAATTTTTTCCCATATTGCTTGGGTTAACGCGATTTCCGAGAAATTTGGACAAGTGACGCCATTTCCGATTATTGCTGATTTAGATATGCATGTCTCGCGGCTATATGGAATGATTCATCCCAAAGCAGCGACAACGCAAGCTGTGCGGGCTCTCTTTATTATTGACCCCGAAGGCATCTTGCGCCTCATGATTTATTATCCGATGACTACAGGACGGAATATTGACGAAATCATCCGGGTAGTCAAAGCGCTACAAACTGCGGATCAATATCATGTAAATACGGGAGCTAATTGGCAACCGAACGATCCGGTCATCGTCTCACCGCCCCGCACCATGGATGAATTAGCCGCACGCAAAAAAGACTCAACACTGAATATTAAGGATTGGTATTTCAGTACCAAAACCTTGCAGTAA
- a CDS encoding glycine cleavage system protein H, whose protein sequence is MATVSECNIPEDRYYWIDKHVWAKRLAGDEIEVGITDPAQALAGKILVCRIKKVGRELKRGASAATLESGKWVGGVSTPVAGVISQINEDAENDPESLNRDPYGTWLFRLHAPSADEDLALLVTGEEAVSLYQQKILQDGITCHHS, encoded by the coding sequence ATGGCTACCGTATCAGAGTGCAATATTCCAGAAGATCGTTATTACTGGATTGATAAACATGTATGGGCCAAACGTCTTGCTGGCGACGAGATTGAAGTCGGCATTACCGATCCGGCTCAGGCGTTGGCCGGTAAGATTCTTGTCTGTCGCATTAAGAAAGTGGGACGAGAACTGAAGCGGGGCGCGAGTGCCGCGACGTTGGAGAGCGGAAAGTGGGTTGGCGGTGTTTCGACGCCGGTCGCAGGCGTCATTTCTCAAATTAACGAAGACGCCGAAAACGATCCGGAAAGTCTCAATCGCGATCCGTATGGCACGTGGCTATTTCGATTACACGCGCCGTCCGCTGATGAAGATTTGGCTCTTTTAGTGACTGGAGAGGAAGCGGTGTCGTTATACCAACAAAAAATTCTGCAAGATGGGATTACGTGCCATCATAGCTGA
- a CDS encoding 3-hydroxy-3-methylglutaryl-CoA reductase, translating to MKFRWSHRNHLSAIQQRQAILAQLPQMTAEDQRRIFSWSVGAETLGSFQECLTGEMVLPVGVVGPMTIEMGLYERRDDGQLQEVQRQIDHVFVPLAHTEGGLSESMLRGSHVSSLAGGIKTWVLRDEMTRDCAFVFDTTQDAIHLHEWVMAHQDDLKAWINNPLHADKVVQPGERSAKVSSHATLLNIRTHVVGPVCHVLYGFDTQEACGPNMITRNAYALNEYIVEQIEVQGLAPHSIFLEANMGGDKKPSYEYFHGGHGKTVVAESIIPDDIIRRYLNTTAENLQALEWTGLHGAHDSGMPSFGFTPASAVAAIFAATGQDLGMVGTSSMAHATLSRVTEGIAFSITLSGLEVGTVGGGTKLPHARSYLRMMGCEGPHSARRLAQIIAAATLSLEISAAASMASRGSENFFRTHWKHGGLR from the coding sequence ATGAAATTCCGCTGGTCTCATCGCAATCATCTGTCGGCAATCCAGCAGCGTCAGGCGATCCTGGCGCAGTTGCCGCAGATGACCGCGGAGGACCAAAGACGCATCTTTTCCTGGTCTGTGGGGGCTGAAACTTTAGGATCATTTCAAGAGTGTTTGACCGGAGAAATGGTCTTGCCAGTCGGTGTGGTTGGGCCCATGACGATTGAAATGGGATTATATGAGCGCCGTGATGATGGTCAGTTGCAGGAAGTGCAACGACAAATCGATCACGTTTTTGTTCCCTTGGCTCATACAGAAGGGGGACTGTCCGAATCGATGTTGCGGGGTTCCCATGTCAGCAGCTTGGCTGGCGGCATTAAGACTTGGGTATTGCGCGATGAGATGACCAGGGACTGTGCTTTTGTGTTTGACACGACACAAGATGCGATCCATTTACATGAATGGGTGATGGCACATCAGGACGATTTGAAGGCGTGGATTAACAATCCCCTTCATGCCGATAAGGTGGTTCAGCCGGGCGAACGTTCTGCAAAGGTTTCTTCTCATGCTACCCTCCTCAATATCCGCACACATGTGGTGGGCCCTGTCTGCCATGTCCTTTACGGATTTGATACGCAAGAAGCTTGCGGTCCGAATATGATTACACGAAACGCGTACGCCTTGAATGAATATATTGTCGAGCAAATTGAGGTACAAGGTCTGGCGCCGCATAGCATCTTTTTAGAGGCCAATATGGGCGGAGATAAAAAACCTAGTTATGAATATTTTCACGGTGGGCATGGGAAGACGGTCGTGGCGGAAAGCATCATTCCCGATGATATTATTCGCCGTTATTTAAATACCACTGCGGAAAATCTTCAGGCTTTAGAGTGGACAGGACTCCATGGCGCCCATGATAGTGGTATGCCTTCCTTTGGCTTTACCCCGGCATCGGCCGTGGCGGCGATTTTTGCTGCGACAGGTCAAGACTTGGGTATGGTCGGAACCAGCAGCATGGCTCATGCTACGCTATCTCGGGTCACAGAAGGGATTGCCTTTAGTATCACGTTGAGTGGGCTCGAAGTGGGCACGGTAGGTGGGGGAACAAAATTACCCCATGCTAGGTCATATTTGCGTATGATGGGGTGTGAAGGTCCTCATTCGGCGAGGCGATTAGCGCAAATAATTGCGGCCGCCACCTTATCATTAGAAATTTCGGCTGCTGCCTCAATGGCAAGTCGCGGCAGTGAAAATTTCTTTCGCACGCACTGGAAACATGGAGGCCTTCGTTAG
- a CDS encoding lipoate--protein ligase family protein — MRVIHLGRVSIPRSLSVFHAVAKVANAMDEMVLVSSTPNGPFVSVGYHQLANRELNVPYCESHHIPIARRLVGGGAVLLDSHQTFWHLILPGAHAAIKDLYAALLPAPVSAYQRFGIAAEKRPLNDIVVGQKKIGGTGAASIGQSMVFVGSWMFDFDRELMANVLNVPSEKFRDKTIQSLKDYMTTMKDELGTNLPTPEEAMAVLTEEFVNLLDSPAHEDVLTAEEEAEAERLAVQLFDPKFVFQNEGWITPGRKIKDGVYLYEGLHKTPTGLIRMIWLEADGWIENIWLGGDLLIEPPDALTRLTQDLTQTPLRVREFPERLQGSFARHPITGLTPDDLLAAYQQKVSITPDMSTPVK, encoded by the coding sequence ATGCGAGTCATTCATTTAGGACGTGTCTCCATTCCCCGGTCATTATCGGTATTTCATGCCGTGGCAAAGGTTGCTAATGCCATGGACGAAATGGTCTTGGTGTCGTCGACACCAAATGGGCCGTTTGTGTCAGTTGGATACCATCAATTGGCCAACCGGGAATTAAATGTGCCCTATTGTGAGTCTCATCATATTCCGATTGCGCGCCGGTTGGTAGGCGGGGGCGCGGTCTTACTGGATTCTCATCAAACGTTTTGGCACTTGATTCTGCCTGGCGCCCATGCAGCCATTAAAGATCTCTATGCTGCGCTGCTACCAGCACCTGTTTCGGCTTATCAACGATTTGGTATTGCAGCAGAGAAACGGCCTTTGAACGACATTGTTGTCGGACAGAAGAAGATTGGGGGAACGGGAGCCGCAAGTATTGGTCAAAGCATGGTTTTCGTCGGCAGTTGGATGTTTGATTTTGATCGCGAGTTGATGGCAAACGTCTTAAATGTCCCGTCAGAGAAGTTCCGGGATAAGACGATCCAATCACTCAAAGACTATATGACGACGATGAAAGATGAACTTGGAACCAATCTTCCGACACCGGAAGAGGCGATGGCGGTACTCACCGAAGAATTTGTGAACTTGCTCGATAGCCCGGCTCATGAAGATGTTTTGACCGCTGAAGAAGAAGCGGAAGCTGAACGTTTAGCAGTACAGCTTTTCGATCCGAAATTTGTTTTCCAAAATGAGGGATGGATTACTCCCGGGCGGAAAATCAAAGACGGTGTATACCTCTACGAAGGCTTACATAAAACGCCCACGGGACTGATTCGCATGATATGGCTCGAAGCGGACGGGTGGATTGAAAACATTTGGCTCGGTGGCGATTTATTAATTGAGCCCCCAGATGCTTTAACCCGGTTAACACAGGACCTGACTCAAACCCCATTACGGGTTCGAGAGTTCCCTGAACGCCTTCAGGGGAGTTTTGCTCGTCACCCGATTACAGGATTAACACCCGATGATCTTCTTGCAGCTTATCAACAAAAGGTGTCGATCACGCCGGATATGTCCACGCCAGTCAAATGA
- a CDS encoding DsrE family protein, with translation MARFVYVQTRGIEAPERCFTVFFMATVAKAMDDDAAIIFTQTGLSIFTQGFADHVLALDGSGKTLTDFIRNAKDQGVTFYGCRLSLPLVQIEPSSIEWPLTWIGAADFHSLLLEADRAVYLS, from the coding sequence ATGGCACGTTTTGTCTATGTTCAAACTCGCGGAATTGAAGCCCCAGAACGCTGTTTCACCGTCTTTTTCATGGCTACTGTGGCAAAGGCTATGGATGATGATGCCGCCATTATTTTTACGCAAACTGGGCTTTCGATATTTACCCAAGGCTTTGCCGACCATGTGCTGGCTCTAGATGGCAGTGGGAAAACTCTGACGGATTTCATCCGTAATGCCAAAGACCAAGGTGTCACATTCTACGGTTGCCGACTCAGTTTACCCCTGGTTCAGATTGAGCCGTCTTCCATCGAGTGGCCGCTCACGTGGATTGGGGCCGCTGATTTCCATTCGCTCCTACTCGAGGCCGATCGTGCCGTTTACTTATCCTAG
- a CDS encoding MFS transporter: MKLFAHNRRWMLLMTGQFVSSVGNNFYTLAIYWYVLTITHSRVDVLWIGLAQTLPAVGSLFWGGLIDRFDRRFLIIVSDLGRFVLGSLLFWLTSSIERPSIGILFVVVFVLKSLGTIFGPSLMAFIPTLISSDQLPSATGIFKAISGLASLVGVAMGGILMALYGPSTLFGIDALTFLVSLASLLLIRTSGPIRTTNTDVPLWSAWKTGIRVLWRSLWIRRFVLVAMMANLVLVPLEMVLPQWVHGPLKGTPMTLGWLNTAFLVGFIVGAVMVGWAQRWPTARVLGWAFAGMGALVVLFGQVTAIPLPYAIAAGIGTTIGLVESLVTSSLLAAIPEKVRGRAFSSYSGILNLMTPVGMGLTELIIGWLGIAALFAGAGSMVLLLSLMFLIPAQPPTSEAMMAAVGDPRERSTPTYNN, encoded by the coding sequence ATGAAATTATTCGCGCATAATAGGCGCTGGATGTTATTGATGACCGGACAATTCGTCTCGTCAGTCGGAAATAATTTTTATACTCTGGCGATTTATTGGTATGTTCTTACCATCACACATTCTCGTGTCGACGTTCTGTGGATTGGATTGGCTCAAACTTTGCCGGCGGTTGGCAGTTTGTTTTGGGGAGGGCTGATCGACCGTTTTGATCGTCGCTTCCTAATTATTGTGTCGGATTTGGGTCGGTTTGTGTTGGGCTCACTACTGTTTTGGTTGACTAGTTCTATTGAACGTCCTTCGATTGGGATATTGTTCGTGGTAGTCTTTGTGCTCAAGTCACTCGGGACGATTTTTGGACCATCCCTTATGGCATTTATTCCCACCCTCATCTCCAGCGACCAATTACCTTCGGCCACCGGCATTTTCAAGGCGATATCCGGTTTGGCCAGTTTAGTGGGTGTCGCCATGGGCGGCATTCTCATGGCCCTGTATGGGCCGTCCACTCTGTTTGGCATAGACGCCTTAACTTTTCTGGTTTCTTTGGCCTCTTTATTGTTGATTCGCACGTCGGGTCCGATTCGCACAACAAACACGGATGTTCCGTTGTGGTCTGCATGGAAGACCGGGATCCGCGTCTTGTGGCGATCTTTGTGGATCCGGCGATTTGTTCTGGTAGCTATGATGGCCAACCTCGTGCTTGTGCCGCTAGAGATGGTATTGCCCCAGTGGGTCCACGGGCCTTTAAAAGGAACGCCTATGACGTTAGGATGGCTCAATACAGCATTTTTGGTTGGATTCATTGTGGGTGCAGTGATGGTCGGATGGGCACAAAGATGGCCGACGGCGCGCGTACTCGGATGGGCCTTCGCGGGAATGGGCGCTTTGGTGGTGTTGTTTGGCCAAGTCACTGCAATTCCCTTGCCTTATGCCATTGCAGCGGGAATTGGTACGACCATCGGTTTGGTCGAGTCTCTCGTGACGTCATCTTTGTTAGCAGCGATTCCCGAGAAAGTGCGCGGCCGTGCTTTTTCTTCCTATAGTGGGATCTTGAACTTGATGACTCCCGTGGGGATGGGGCTCACGGAGCTGATAATTGGATGGTTAGGCATCGCCGCATTATTTGCTGGCGCGGGTTCGATGGTATTGCTGCTGAGTCTCATGTTTCTTATTCCGGCCCAGCCGCCTACGTCGGAAGCGATGATGGCAGCCGTCGGCGATCCTCGCGAACGGTCCACGCCAACCTATAATAATTAA
- a CDS encoding HTH domain-containing protein gives MMPSSLRERILEYLDQHKEVTTEQLQRIFGVSRRHIQRHLHQLVKENRVSMTLLPGSHHTGVYQSVLPRDEEFHAIPQLLRAIEKVGGKDLLGKVLEQFTDQYYGQSIDQSLEQLSQEDSVLMDWKKSPNGWWITMRQCPLPNTPDAELVCQAEARTFSKHFKAPAIHFSRAETGVCQFFIPQKTVTDQNESMAGRAKTTGRFSPPIPSREGGTDTYE, from the coding sequence ATGATGCCATCATCCCTTCGCGAGCGTATTTTAGAATATCTTGATCAACACAAAGAGGTTACGACGGAACAACTCCAAAGGATTTTTGGTGTCTCCCGCCGCCATATTCAGCGTCATCTTCACCAGCTGGTCAAAGAAAACCGGGTATCTATGACCTTACTTCCGGGATCTCATCATACCGGGGTATACCAAAGTGTTTTACCCCGGGATGAAGAGTTTCATGCGATTCCTCAGTTGCTTAGAGCCATTGAGAAAGTTGGAGGAAAGGATCTTCTCGGAAAGGTTTTAGAACAATTCACCGATCAATATTACGGTCAGTCGATTGATCAATCGCTAGAACAGTTAAGCCAAGAGGATTCGGTGCTCATGGATTGGAAAAAGAGCCCGAATGGGTGGTGGATCACGATGCGCCAATGTCCGTTACCGAATACTCCAGACGCAGAACTGGTTTGTCAGGCCGAGGCCCGCACCTTTTCCAAACATTTCAAGGCTCCGGCCATTCATTTTAGCCGGGCCGAAACCGGGGTCTGTCAATTTTTCATTCCACAAAAAACGGTGACAGACCAAAATGAGTCCATGGCAGGGAGGGCTAAGACCACAGGGCGTTTTTCACCCCCCATACCATCTAGGGAAGGTGGCACAGATACTTATGAATAA
- a CDS encoding sulfurtransferase TusA family protein, with product MEEHVLDVRGLSCPMPIVKTKKTMDQLQAGNQLVVLATDPGAVADFEAWTKRTGHKLLQAEKVGNEFHFRIEKVGLKAQEG from the coding sequence ATGGAAGAGCATGTTCTTGATGTGCGGGGATTGTCATGTCCTATGCCCATCGTCAAAACCAAAAAGACGATGGACCAGCTTCAAGCCGGCAATCAACTGGTCGTGTTAGCGACCGATCCCGGCGCTGTGGCAGATTTTGAAGCCTGGACCAAGCGGACGGGTCATAAGTTGTTACAAGCCGAAAAGGTTGGAAACGAGTTTCACTTTCGGATTGAAAAGGTGGGGCTCAAAGCCCAGGAGGGATAA
- a CDS encoding PqqD family protein → MLDDNSSLEALVKVFCEKYPISNPEQIATDIAKFLQKWISSLVRKE, encoded by the coding sequence TTGTTGGATGATAATTCATCTCTTGAGGCATTAGTAAAAGTATTTTGTGAGAAGTACCCGATAAGCAATCCGGAACAAATCGCCACGGACATTGCTAAATTTCTACAAAAATGGATCTCCAGCTTGGTCCGAAAAGAATGA